DNA sequence from the Pleurocapsa sp. PCC 7319 genome:
GCTCCAAGTTTACTTTCATTGCTGGTGCAGTCAATTGAGTCTTATCAGCGAGAAGCCCCAAGTTTCTACTTTTAAGTAAAAATTATCGCGCGATTGGGCTGAAGCCCACCGCCCTAAGGGCGATCGCTCAAGCAAAATAACCCCTTAAACTACAAATCCAAAAGTGTATCAGACTATATCATCAGATTCTCCAAAATCAATAACAGGGAGGTTAAAAAATTGAAAACTATTGCTCTCATTGAAGATAATTGGGGAGGGCATCGTCCAACATACCTCAAGATATTCACTAAAACTTTGCTTGAGTTTGGTCACCAAGTTATTGTCTTCTGTCCGGAACCTAAAGAACTGAGTGAATGGATTATCCAAAACTCTTGTTTACATCCAGAGAGACTCTACTCCTTTAAATTTCAAAAACCAGAACCTAGCTCATTTCCAGTCCTGCAAATTCGCCTAATTCTAAATGCAGTAAATTGTTGGCGTAATGTTAAAAAATCAATTCAGTATGTTTCCTTAAAAATAGGAAATTCACCAGATTTAGTATTTTTTCCCTGGCTTGATAGTTACTTGGCTCCCTATTTGACACATCATCTAATTGACACAATATTTCCTTACCAATGGTCTGGTTTGTACTTTCACCCTCGACACTTAAGACTCAGACAGAAGTTTTGGTCTATTTGTCGTGGTCCTTTGAGAGAACATGCAATGCTAAAATCTGCTCATTGCCCAGCGATCGCAGTTCTTGATGAAGGGATCTCGGAAAAATTGCAAAGTAAGATTGGAGGTAAATCTGTAATCACTTTTCCTGATTTTACAGATACATCACCACCTGACTTTAATTTTCCAATTATTCAGCAAATAAAAGAGCAAGCTCAGGGGAAAAAAATAATTGGTTTGTTGGGATCGCAAAGCAAGCGCAAAGGACTTTTGACACTTTTAGAAGTGGCTCAACAAATGGCGCAAGAAGAATATTTTTTTGTTTTTGCAGGTCGATTGGCAGAACAGACCTTTACAGTACAAGAGCTAACTAATATCCAAAATTTTGTTAATTCAGGACAGTCTAACTGTTTCTTTTATTTTGAAAGCATTCCAGATGGAACAGCATTTAATACTTTAGTTAATATCTGTGATATTTTATTTGCTGCCTATGAAAAATTTCCTCACAGTAGCAATATGTTGACCAAAGCAGCAATCTCAGAAAAGCCCATCATAGTTAGCAAGAAATTTTGCATGGCAGAAAGAATTGAAAAATTTAAGTTGGGTTTGAGTATCAATGAGGGAGATGTGGATCAATGTATTGAGGCAATAGAAGATCTATGTTATCAGGAAGAAATGAATAATAGAAACTTACAACCACATTTTGAAGATTATAGAAGTCTTCACTCTACAGCACAACTTAAAAGTGCGTTTCAAAAGATTTTAGATAAATTATAAAGTTTTTCAAAATTATGTTTTAGATATTGACTATTTACTCATGAAAACACCAGTTGCATTCATAATTTTCAAACGTCCAGATACAACAGAAAAAGTATTTGAAGCTATTCGCAAAGTAAAACCTCCAAAACTTTTAGTCATTGCTGATGGAGCACGTCTAGACCAACCAGGTGAATCAGAAAAATGTGCTGCTACTCGCGCCATCATTGATCGCGTTGATTGGGATTGTGAAGTCCTGAAAAATTATTCGGATGTCAATTTAGGTTGTGGAAAGCGAGTATCTAGTGGTCTAGATTGGGTTTTTGAAAATGTGGAAGAAGCAATTATTTTAGAGGATGATTGTCTACCCGATCTTACTTTCTTCAGGTTTTGCGAAGAATTACTCAAACATTACAGATACGACGAGAGAATTATGTCTATTTCTGCTCTAAATGTTCCTAATAGAATTAGATTGACTTCAGATAGTTATTTCTTTTCTCGCTATCAACGTTCCTGGGGTTGGGCTACTTGGAGAAGAGCTTGGAAATACTTTGACTTGGGTATGCATTGCTGGCCATTAGTCAAAAATAATAATTGGCTAGAAGATGTCCTAGAAAATAGTAATGATGCCAAAGATTGGACAAAAATATTTGAGTCTGTTTACGAAGAGCATGTAAATATTTGGGATTACCAATGGATGCTTGCCTGTTGGCTACAAAGTGGTTTAAGTATTTTGCCCAGCGTGAATTTAGTTACTAATATCGGTTTTGGTAAGGATGCTACTCATACTCATGATACTAATGAACAACGTGTCAATCTGAAAAGACAGTCTATGAGTTTTCCTCTAGAACATCCGCAATTTATTGTTAGGGATTCGCAAACAGATACCTTTATACAAACAAATATTCATCGGATGACTAATGTTGCACGCCTAAAAAATAATGTTAAACAACTTAAGGGCAGACTTGGACAATATTTAAATATGCAAAAATTAGGTTCAATAAAATAAGTAATCATGAAAGTAGCTATTTGGGGTTCATACAATCACGGCAATTATGGCGATGATTTAATGGCAATTCAATTTGCCAAATATTTTAAAGATTTAGGGGTACATCCCTGTGTTTATCGTCTTGATGAGCGTCTTGCTCAAAAATATTCAATAGAATCAGCAAAATCCCTAAATGATCTCTTGGAGAATGCTAGCTTTGGTGTTATTGGTGGTGGTGGAATGTTGACAGGAACTAGTGAAAAAAAATCTCCACAAAATCAAAGTAGTACTGATATTTTAGAAAATGATTTTCTTGAACTTACCAGGCTATGTTCTGAGAAGAAATGTAAGATTTTTCCTATTTCTGTAGGTGGAGATGGCAGAGGTATTGATACGCCCCTCAATCATCGAAGGGAAGAATTCTGGAAAAGTGATAACTGTGGTGATTTTACAGTTAGACTCCAAGAAGATGTGCCATTAGTAAAAAAATTAGGCAAAAATGCAGTTTATCATCCTGATATATTACTAACGGTATCTGATACGTGGGTTCTCCCTTCATCGCCCAACTCAGATGATAAGCTGCACGTAGGCATAAATATAGGTAAATCCAAAGCAAACTACTTCTTGGCTTTTTATTTGAGTTTGATTGCAACGATGCAAAAAAACATAGTTTTTCATTTTATCCGAACACACTTACCAAATTCCTCCCAAGATTATGAATTATTGCCAAAAATCAGATCCCCTTATATCAGACATCATACCTATACAGATCCAGATTTAACTCTTAAATTTTTAGCTAGTCTCGATTTATTAATATCATCAAAACTTCACCTTGGACTAACTGCTTTAGCTTTAAAAGTACCTTTTTATAGTTTTGAAGGACAAGCAAAAACTATAAGTTTTTTAAAAAGCATTAATGCTGACTTTGCTTTTTTCTCTCATAATGAATTGTTTAAGTTGGCAAAGCTTATTACCAATGTCGAACAGATAAATAAGGCAAAATCAAAATTTAATTTTGTAGCTCTAGAACATTTAAAAGTAGAGAGCAAGAGTCATCTTGATTTTCTTCAAGAGCTAGTTAATAGTTATAGCTAAAATTTCTCATGAAAACATCAATGATTAACACTTTCGATCCTCAAGACGGAACTTCTCTCTCTAGTTATTGTCTCCATCAAGGTTGGCAGAATATTGGTAACAATAGTATTCAGCATATTTGAGGTGTAATTTAACTATGAAAGCTTTATTATTGAATACTTCAGATATTAAAGGTGGTGCAGCTCGTGCAGCTTATCGCCTACATCAAGGTCTGAATCAGATTTCAGTCAAATCTCAGATGTTATCGCAACTAAAGTACAGCCAAGACCCAAATGTTTTCGGAACTAATCTTGCCTCAGGGATTGGACAAGTTAAAACTGGTCTTCGGCTGACTCTAGACCAGATACCATTGAAACTCTATAACCAAAGAGGAAAACAACGTTTTTCTGCCAATTGGCTACCTTATCAAATAACTACTCAAGTTGCTCAACTAGACCCAGATATCATTAATTTACACTGGATTGGTGCAGGTTATCTTCAAATCGAATCAATTGCTAAATTTAATAAGCCAATAGTCTGGACATTCCATGATATGTGGGCATTTACAGGAGGCTGCCATTACGACCAAGAATGTCAAAAGTATACTAATTCGTGTGGTGGTTGTCCTCAACTGGGTAGTGATAAAAATTGGGATTTGTCTAGTTGGGTCTGGCAACGCAAACAAAAAGCTTGGCAAAACTTAAACTTGACCATTGTTACCCCTAGTAAATGGTTAGCAAATTGTGCCAAGGCTAGCTCTTTATTTAAAAATAAACGAATTGAAGTAATTCCATACGGTTTAAATCTAAATATCTTTAGACCAATTAATCAGAAAATAGCTAGACAACTACTGAAACTACCACAAGATAAGCAGCTTGTTCTATTCTTGTCCTTAAAAGCCACCAGCGATCAACGTAAAGGCTTTCACTTATTACAGCCTGCATTACAAAAACTAAGTGCTTTAGGCTCGAATGACTGCATGGAATTAATTGTAGTAGGAGCTTCAAAACCAGAAAAAGCGGTTGATTTTGGTTTTAAATCTCATTATTTAGGAACTTTAACTGATGATTTAATGCTGGCTTTGGCTTACTCAGCAGCAGATGCATTTATTGCTCCATCTATCCAAGATAACTTACCTAATACTGTGTTAGAGGCAATTTCCTGCGGAACTCCTTGTATTGCTTTTAATATTGGAGGAATGCCTGACATGATTGAACATCAGCAAAATGGCTATCTAGTAAAACCCTACGAAATTGATGACTTAGTTCAAGGTATTACTTGGACATTAAAAAACAAAGAACGGAATCAGAAACTAGCTTATCGTGCTCGTGAAAAAGCTGAACAAGAATTTGCTCTAGAAATTCAAGCGCATCGCTACAATTCCCTTTTTACTGAAATCCTTGAGGGGAGCAATAATCAAAAGAGACAGAATTTCAGTGAACAGCAACAAAATAGCTTTAGAGAGATAGCACAACTCAGTGAAAGTATTTAAGAAAGGAGAATAAT
Encoded proteins:
- a CDS encoding glycosyltransferase family 4 protein, which codes for MKALLLNTSDIKGGAARAAYRLHQGLNQISVKSQMLSQLKYSQDPNVFGTNLASGIGQVKTGLRLTLDQIPLKLYNQRGKQRFSANWLPYQITTQVAQLDPDIINLHWIGAGYLQIESIAKFNKPIVWTFHDMWAFTGGCHYDQECQKYTNSCGGCPQLGSDKNWDLSSWVWQRKQKAWQNLNLTIVTPSKWLANCAKASSLFKNKRIEVIPYGLNLNIFRPINQKIARQLLKLPQDKQLVLFLSLKATSDQRKGFHLLQPALQKLSALGSNDCMELIVVGASKPEKAVDFGFKSHYLGTLTDDLMLALAYSAADAFIAPSIQDNLPNTVLEAISCGTPCIAFNIGGMPDMIEHQQNGYLVKPYEIDDLVQGITWTLKNKERNQKLAYRAREKAEQEFALEIQAHRYNSLFTEILEGSNNQKRQNFSEQQQNSFREIAQLSESI
- a CDS encoding polysaccharide pyruvyl transferase family protein yields the protein MKVAIWGSYNHGNYGDDLMAIQFAKYFKDLGVHPCVYRLDERLAQKYSIESAKSLNDLLENASFGVIGGGGMLTGTSEKKSPQNQSSTDILENDFLELTRLCSEKKCKIFPISVGGDGRGIDTPLNHRREEFWKSDNCGDFTVRLQEDVPLVKKLGKNAVYHPDILLTVSDTWVLPSSPNSDDKLHVGINIGKSKANYFLAFYLSLIATMQKNIVFHFIRTHLPNSSQDYELLPKIRSPYIRHHTYTDPDLTLKFLASLDLLISSKLHLGLTALALKVPFYSFEGQAKTISFLKSINADFAFFSHNELFKLAKLITNVEQINKAKSKFNFVALEHLKVESKSHLDFLQELVNSYS
- a CDS encoding glycosyltransferase, translating into MKTIALIEDNWGGHRPTYLKIFTKTLLEFGHQVIVFCPEPKELSEWIIQNSCLHPERLYSFKFQKPEPSSFPVLQIRLILNAVNCWRNVKKSIQYVSLKIGNSPDLVFFPWLDSYLAPYLTHHLIDTIFPYQWSGLYFHPRHLRLRQKFWSICRGPLREHAMLKSAHCPAIAVLDEGISEKLQSKIGGKSVITFPDFTDTSPPDFNFPIIQQIKEQAQGKKIIGLLGSQSKRKGLLTLLEVAQQMAQEEYFFVFAGRLAEQTFTVQELTNIQNFVNSGQSNCFFYFESIPDGTAFNTLVNICDILFAAYEKFPHSSNMLTKAAISEKPIIVSKKFCMAERIEKFKLGLSINEGDVDQCIEAIEDLCYQEEMNNRNLQPHFEDYRSLHSTAQLKSAFQKILDKL